A single Uloborus diversus isolate 005 chromosome 7, Udiv.v.3.1, whole genome shotgun sequence DNA region contains:
- the LOC129226245 gene encoding P-selectin-like, with amino-acid sequence MKTTTIFAWILVASNIDAIFSQVTCPDPGNVLNAYRVNINSPSGQSPVYLPGHTVLYGCKSGYVLEGNTYISCLPSGSWSSKNPVCYSTATTTTEASQDQSLCRDPGYIKNGDRMSTHPITSRQHQRGFRLGTQMTYYCVEGYQLRGTDSIYCTSGGKWTAKRPSCESTPKSG; translated from the exons ATGAAGACAACAACAATCTTTGCTTGGATACTTGTAGCTTCGAACATAGACGCCATTTTTTCTCAAG TGACTTGCCCCGATCCAGGAAATGTGCTTAATGCATATCGAGTGAATATAAATAGTCCGTCCGGACAATCTCCAGTGTATCTTCCCGGACATACTGTCCTTTACGGTTGCAAGTCCGGCTACGTCCTGGAGGGAAACACCTACATCTCATGTCTACCTTCCGGAAGCTGGTCGAGCAAAAACCCGGTCTGTTATTCGACTGCGACCACAACAA CGGAAGCATCACAGGATCAATCGCTCTGCCGTGACCCTGGATACATCAAAAATGGCGATCGCATGTCCACGCACCCCATCACCTCTCGTCAGCACCAGCGGGGATTTCGACTGGGGACGCAAATGACGTACTACTGCGTCGAGGGGTACCAACTGCGAGGAACTGATTCCATATACTGCACTAGTGGAGGAAAATGGACGGCGAAAAGGCCATCGTGCGAATCGACTCCCAAATCGG GATGA